A window of Lysobacterales bacterium genomic DNA:
CTGCCGCCCGAGCTGATCGCCCAGGCACCGCTGCCCGAGCGTTCGGCCAGTCGCCTGCTGCATCTGCAGGCCGATGGTGGATACACGGATCGGCACGTCCGCGATCTGCAGGAGCTGCTGCAGCCGGGCGATCTGCTGGTGTTCAACGACACCCGCGTGATCCCGGCCCGGCTGTTCGGCCACAAGGACAGCGGTGGCCGGGTCGAGATCCTGATCGAGCGCATCACCGGCACCCACGAGGCGCGCGCGCAGCTGGGCGTCAGCAAGTCGCCGAAGGCGGGCGTGCGCATCACCCTGGATGCCGGCGGCGAGTTCGAGGTGCTGGGCCGCGAGGGCGAGTTCTATCTGCTGCGCCTGCTCGGCGACGAGGCGCTGGAGAAGCTGCTGCTGCGCGCCGGGCGCCTGCCGCTGCCGCCCTACATCCAGCGCGAGCCCGGGCAGGACGACGCCGAGCGCTACCAGACCGTGTTCGCCAGGCACGTCGGTGCGGTGGCAGCACCCACCGCGGGATTGCACTTCGACGAGCCCCTGCTGGCGCAGCTTCGCGCACGCGGCATCGAGATGGGGCATATCACCCTGCACGTGGGCGCGGGCACCTTTCAGCCGATGCGCGCCGACAGCGTGCACGAGCACACCATGCACAGCGAGTGGCTCAACGTCGGCGCCGAGCTGGTCGAGCAGATCCGCCGCACCCGCGCCGCCGGCAGGCGGGTGATCGCAGTCGGCACCACCGTCGTGCGTGCGCTGGAGACCGCGATGCGCGAGGGCGAAGTGCAGCCCTTCGCCGGCGATACCCAGATCTTCATCTTCCCCGGCTACCGCATCCGCTCGGTCGATGCGCTGATCACCAACTTCCACCTGCCGCAGTCGACCCTGATGATGCTGGTCTCGGCCTTCTGCGGCCGCGAGCGCATCCTCGACGCCTATCGCCATGCGGTGGAGCAGCGCTATCGCTTCTTTTCGTATGGCGATGCGATGCTGCTTGAGCCGGAGGCTCAAGCAGCGGGGATTGGGGATTAGGGATTCGGGATTGGCCGACGGTCGAAACTCACCGGCAGGTCCGTACTCGTCAAACCCTTACCGCGAAGCGCGAAATCCCAGGCTTGCCGCAAGAGCCGGTCACTCAATCCCCAATCCCCAATCCCCAATCCCGGCTTTCCAATGTCCCGTCTCCAGTTCGACCTTCTCACCACCGACGGCGCCGCGCGCCGGGGGCGGCTTGCGTTTCCGCGCGGCACGGTGGAGACGCCCGCCTTCATGCCGGTCGGCACCTACGGGACGGTCAAGGCCATGTTCCCCGAGGATCTGCGCGCGCTCGGCGCCGAGATCATTCTGGGCAACACCTTCCACCTCTACCTACGGCCCGGCCTTGAGGTCATCCGTGCGCATGAAGGCCTGCATGGCTTCGCCCGCTGGGATGGGCCGATCCTGACCGACTCCGGCGGTTTCCAGGTGTTCTCGCTGGCGCACCGCCGCAAGATCACCGAAGAGGGCGTGACCTTTGCCTCGCCGGTCGACGGCAGCAAGGTGTTCTTGAGCCCTGAAGTGTCGATGGAGATCCAGCGCGTGCTGGACTCGGACGTCGTGATGATCTTCGACGAGTGCACGCCCTATCCCGCCACGGAGAAGCAGGCTGCGACCTCGATGCAGCTCTCGCTGCGCTGG
This region includes:
- the queA gene encoding tRNA preQ1(34) S-adenosylmethionine ribosyltransferase-isomerase QueA codes for the protein MRGCAVPNETPVKKTDFDFDLPPELIAQAPLPERSASRLLHLQADGGYTDRHVRDLQELLQPGDLLVFNDTRVIPARLFGHKDSGGRVEILIERITGTHEARAQLGVSKSPKAGVRITLDAGGEFEVLGREGEFYLLRLLGDEALEKLLLRAGRLPLPPYIQREPGQDDAERYQTVFARHVGAVAAPTAGLHFDEPLLAQLRARGIEMGHITLHVGAGTFQPMRADSVHEHTMHSEWLNVGAELVEQIRRTRAAGRRVIAVGTTVVRALETAMREGEVQPFAGDTQIFIFPGYRIRSVDALITNFHLPQSTLMMLVSAFCGRERILDAYRHAVEQRYRFFSYGDAMLLEPEAQAAGIGD